Proteins encoded in a region of the Pseudomonas sp. GOM7 genome:
- a CDS encoding alpha/beta fold hydrolase → MFNAKPLILALAIASPLFTASSQAAESKASVVIVHGAFADGSDWAKVVPLLQNKGIKVTVVQNPLTSLADDVAATQRVLNNQEGDVVLVGHSWGGTVISQAGADEKVRSLVYVAAFAPNVGQASKELYEGYRTAPGSSQIAADKNGFLYLTPQGMATDFAQDLPAEQTAVMAATQGPIRAAAFDERTSVAAWQQKPSWYIVASDDRMIVPEMQRDFAKKIGAQTTELAASHVPQQSRPADVAKVIIQAVEKTQAAR, encoded by the coding sequence ATGTTCAACGCCAAGCCCCTCATCCTCGCACTCGCCATCGCCAGCCCCCTCTTCACCGCCAGCAGCCAGGCGGCCGAGAGCAAAGCGTCGGTGGTCATCGTCCACGGCGCCTTCGCTGACGGCTCCGACTGGGCCAAGGTCGTGCCGCTTTTGCAGAACAAAGGAATCAAAGTCACCGTCGTGCAGAACCCGCTGACCTCGCTGGCCGACGACGTAGCTGCCACGCAGCGCGTACTGAACAATCAGGAAGGCGACGTGGTACTGGTCGGCCACTCCTGGGGCGGCACGGTGATCAGCCAGGCCGGCGCCGACGAGAAGGTGCGCAGCCTGGTGTATGTCGCGGCCTTTGCCCCGAACGTCGGCCAGGCCAGCAAGGAGCTCTACGAGGGTTATCGCACCGCGCCGGGCTCGAGCCAGATCGCGGCGGACAAGAATGGCTTCCTGTACCTGACGCCCCAGGGCATGGCCACCGACTTCGCCCAGGATCTGCCGGCCGAGCAGACCGCGGTGATGGCCGCCACGCAGGGCCCCATCCGCGCAGCCGCCTTCGATGAGCGCACCAGCGTCGCGGCCTGGCAGCAGAAACCGTCCTGGTACATCGTCGCCAGCGATGACCGCATGATCGTGCCGGAGATGCAGCGCGACTTCGCCAAGAAGATCGGCGCGCAGACCACCGAGCTCGCCGCCAGCCACGTGCCGCAGCAGTCACGCCCGGCCGACGTGGCCAAGGTGATCATCCAGGCGGTGGAAAAAACCCAGGCAGCTCGTTGA
- a CDS encoding AbrB/MazE/SpoVT family DNA-binding domain-containing protein has product MRNHVVIEDWDGDGAIRLPDDVLQEMGVDVGDTLYLLEEYVGTTRCLVLSKTPRIPDRVDELVGHWESFDKVSAETNAKDE; this is encoded by the coding sequence ATGCGGAATCATGTAGTGATTGAGGACTGGGACGGCGACGGTGCTATTCGCCTACCCGACGACGTTCTGCAGGAGATGGGCGTCGACGTTGGGGACACGCTCTATCTGCTTGAAGAGTACGTAGGCACTACCCGTTGCCTGGTGCTCAGTAAAACTCCACGCATCCCTGATCGCGTAGATGAGCTGGTTGGCCACTGGGAGTCGTTTGACAAGGTCTCCGCCGAGACAAACGCCAAGGACGAGTGA
- a CDS encoding HD domain-containing phosphohydrolase — MQVNDAVALEDAMLALAMVGDLSMGQPIDQSRRTARLAQWLVQACGGNQAQVDAARQVALLRWSGCTANADGFMRLFGDDVGGRRDMLAHTLDAAGQRAMLRTTPLAVVHCEVAGEVARTLDLPAEVEVGLRHIFECFDGSGRPLGLRHPDIPEVVYPVVLAGDLEILSRVHGLEAALQWIGAQGDRRYPAALVAELTRQAADWLHALRSPEGSQATSGAAVALTLVGDVIDLKLPWLAGHSRQAASLVRDAGWLWGLPEPRIELLAKAALIHGLGRAAVPNRIWSTPGPLLDGDLESVRLVPYWTHRACSQIGGLSEVGQLAAHAYERLDGSGYFRSLSGDALGAEHRLLSAALAWQALRSERPWRAAFSDGQAARLLQDEAEQGRFDPRACQAVINAAHGEQAPLASKPGNGLLSERETQILQRISSGASNKEVARDLGISPSTVRTHVESVFRKLQCSTRAAATLKALTLGVI; from the coding sequence ATGCAGGTGAATGACGCCGTCGCGCTCGAAGACGCCATGCTGGCCCTAGCCATGGTGGGTGACCTGAGCATGGGCCAGCCCATCGATCAGTCGCGCCGCACCGCGCGTCTGGCGCAATGGCTGGTGCAGGCCTGTGGCGGCAATCAGGCGCAAGTCGATGCGGCGCGGCAAGTGGCGCTGTTGCGTTGGTCCGGTTGTACCGCCAACGCCGATGGCTTCATGCGGCTGTTCGGGGATGACGTCGGCGGGCGCCGTGACATGCTCGCGCACACTCTGGATGCGGCCGGCCAGCGCGCCATGCTGCGTACTACACCCTTGGCCGTGGTGCACTGCGAAGTGGCCGGCGAGGTGGCCCGCACGCTCGACCTGCCGGCGGAGGTGGAGGTGGGGTTGCGGCATATCTTCGAGTGCTTCGATGGCAGCGGCCGGCCGCTGGGCCTGCGTCACCCCGACATCCCCGAGGTGGTCTATCCGGTGGTGCTGGCCGGCGATCTGGAAATCCTCTCGCGCGTGCATGGCCTGGAAGCAGCATTGCAGTGGATCGGCGCCCAGGGCGATCGGCGTTACCCGGCCGCGCTGGTGGCCGAGCTCACCCGCCAGGCAGCCGACTGGCTGCACGCCCTGCGCTCGCCAGAGGGCAGCCAGGCCACCAGCGGCGCGGCGGTTGCCCTGACTCTGGTGGGCGATGTGATCGACCTCAAGCTGCCCTGGCTGGCCGGTCATTCACGCCAGGCCGCAAGCCTGGTGCGCGATGCCGGCTGGCTCTGGGGCTTGCCCGAGCCGCGTATCGAGCTGCTGGCCAAGGCGGCATTGATCCATGGCCTGGGCCGTGCGGCGGTGCCCAATCGAATCTGGAGCACACCCGGCCCGCTGCTCGACGGTGACCTCGAATCGGTGCGCCTGGTGCCGTACTGGACGCACCGTGCCTGCAGCCAGATCGGCGGCCTGAGCGAGGTCGGGCAACTGGCCGCGCATGCCTACGAGCGGCTCGATGGCAGTGGTTATTTCCGTTCTTTGAGCGGCGACGCCCTGGGCGCCGAACACCGCCTGCTGAGCGCTGCGCTGGCCTGGCAGGCACTGCGCAGCGAGCGCCCATGGCGCGCTGCATTCAGCGATGGCCAGGCCGCCCGATTGCTGCAGGACGAGGCCGAGCAGGGCCGCTTCGACCCACGCGCCTGCCAGGCGGTGATCAATGCCGCACACGGCGAACAGGCGCCGCTGGCCAGCAAGCCCGGCAACGGTCTGCTCAGCGAGCGCGAGACGCAGATTCTGCAGCGCATCAGCAGCGGGGCGAGCAACAAGGAAGTGGCGCGCGACCTGGGCATCAGCCCGAGCACGGTGCGTACCCATGTCGAGAGCGTGTTTCGCAAGCTGCAGTGTTCGACGCGTGCGGCTGCGACCTTGAAGGCGCTGACGCTAGGGGTGATCTGA